A section of the Triticum dicoccoides isolate Atlit2015 ecotype Zavitan chromosome 7A, WEW_v2.0, whole genome shotgun sequence genome encodes:
- the LOC119332481 gene encoding 3-ketoacyl-CoA synthase 6-like, producing MATSLPLSFLAPAYSFVSSHRLSLAAFPFSATAALRFTAWLKPTVSSAVHHCTPLYAGLTLLAVVLALYIRSTRVRAVYLVDYACFRPPAALRVPLSKYIEHSVLAPCFDDKSVGFQSRLIERSGFGEETCLPPACHVIPPEKTLKAARAEAEQGIFSAVDAVLAKSGVRAEDIGVVVVNCTLFAPTPSMADMVVRRYGLRSDVRCFSLSGMGCSAGIAGIGLAQNILQCDNRCRYALVVSTEILTSDYYSGNERAMLLQNCLFRMGASAVVLSTSSARAQHAQYRLARVVRTHAGHDDRAYGCVQQEDDAAGERGIALSKDVMPVAGDTLKAHMTALGPLVLPASELLAYAVSLARRRLLLMAGQKDSSKPRVPDFRMAFEHFCIHAGGRAVIDELQRGLGLSDKQVEASRMALHRFGNTSSSSTWYELAYLEAKCRVRKGDRVWMVGFGSGFKCNSAVWVCIRSPVPLDSGPWEGCMHRYPVAAAQ from the coding sequence ATGGCGACTTCGCTCCCGCTCAGCTTCCTAGCGCCAGCATACAGCTTTGTCTCCAGCCACCGCCTCAGCCTCGCCGCCTTCCCCTTCTCAGCCACAGCCGCGCTGCGGTTCACCGCCTGGCTCAAACCCACTGTAAGCAGCGCCGTCCATCACTGCACCCCACTCTATGCCGGCCTCACTTTGCTCGCCGTCGTACTAGCCCTCTACATCAGGTCGACCAGGGTGCGCGCGGTGTACCTCGTGGACTACGCATGCTTCCGGCCGCCGGCCGCCCTCCGTGTGCCGCTCTCCAAGTACATCGAGCACAGCGTGCTCGCGCCGTGCTTTGACGACAAGAGCGTGGGCTTCCAGTCGCGCCTCATCGAGCGCTCGGGCTTCGGCGAGGAGACATGCCTCCCGCCGGCCTGCCACGTCATCCCTCCGGAGAAGACGCTCAAGGCGGCCCGCGCCGAGGCCGAGCAAGGGATATTCTCCGCCGTCGATGCCGTTCTCGCCAAGAGCGGCGTCCGCGCCGAGGACATCGGAGTAGTGGTGGTGAACTGCACCCTGTTCGCCCCAACGCCGTCCATGGCTGACATGGTGGTGCGCAGGTACGGGCTCCGCAGCGATGTCCGGTGCTTCAGCCTTTCCGGGATGGGGTGCAGCGCCGGGATAGCCGGCATCGGGCTCGCGCAGAACATCCTGCAGTGCGATAACAGGTGCAGGTACGCGCTCGTGGTGTCCACGGAGATTCTCACCTCGGATTACTACTCCGGCAACGAGCGCGCGATGCTGCTGCAGAACTGCCTCTTCCGGATGGGCGCGTCCGCGGTGGTGCTGTCCACGTCTTCCGCGCGGGCTCAGCACGCGCAGTACCGCCTCGCCCGGGTGGTGCGCACGCACGCGGGGCACGACGACCGCGCCTACGGGTGCGTGCAGCAGGAGGACGACGCGGCGGGCGAGCGCGGCATCGCGCTGTCCAAGGATGTCATGCCCGTGGCCGGCGACACGCTGAAGGCGCACATGACCGCGCTCGGGCCCCTCGTGCTCCCGGCGTCGGAGCTCCTTGCGTACGCGGTCTCGCTCGCGAGGCGCAGGCTGCTGCTCATGGCGGGGCAGAAGGACAGCAGCAAGCCGCGCGTCCCCGACTTCCGGATGGCGTTCGAGCACTTCTGCATCCACGCGGGCGGCCGTGCGGTGATCGACGAGCTGCAGCGCGGCCTCGGGCTGTCGGACAAGCAGGTGGAGGCGTCGCGCATGGCGCTGCACCGGTTCGGCAACACGTCGAGCAGCTCGACGTGGTACGAGCTGGCCTACCTGGAGGCCAAGTGCCGCGTGCGCAAGGGAGACCGTGTGTGGATGGTCGGGTTTGGGTCAGGGTTCAAGTGCAACAGCGCGGTGTGGGTGTGCATCCGGTCGCCGGTTCCTCTGGACAGCGGGCCATGGGAGGGCTGCATGCATCGTTACCCGGTGGCCGCGGCCCAGTGA